A genomic window from Sparus aurata chromosome 4, fSpaAur1.1, whole genome shotgun sequence includes:
- the LOC115580756 gene encoding regulator of G-protein signaling 9-binding protein encodes MGKDECKTMLDALNKVTACYRHLVIALGSTSDSQNLREELKRTRKKAQELAVANRTKLTSLLKDKSISKEDRAEYERLWVLFSSSMELLEVDMKRSLEIGQDFPLKVPTRHLIQTGMTGSTTTVAARAMSVQNMKYEADSNIDTADLRDLQSEISQVTQMMEEMEMKVQVAPWAVEAKQEAGAELKSNMSVGNSSVGVISICEEEPKEEEGGGGNRDAGFASICAVLVFLVIITVAVVLGYLVINMS; translated from the coding sequence ATGGGGAAAGACGAGTGCAAAACAATGCTGGACGCTTTGAACAAAGTGACCGCCTGCTACAGGCACCTGGTGATCGCTCTGGGAAGCACCTCGGACTCGCAGAACCTGCgagaggagctgaagaggacCCGCAAAAAGGCCCAGGAGCTGGCCGTGGCCAACAGGACTAAACTGACCTCTCTGCTCAAAGACAAGAGCATCAGCAAGGAGGACCGGGCCGAGTACGAGCGCCTATGGGTGCTGTTCTCGAGCAGCATGGAGCTCCTGGAGGTGGACATGAAGAGGTCCCTGGAGATAGGGCAGGATTTCCCCCTCAAGGTGCCGACGAGACACCTCATCCAGACGGGCATGACCGGCAGCACCACCACCGTGGCGGCCCGGGCCATGAGCGTGCAGAACATGAAGTACGAGGCGGACAGCAACATCGACACGGCCGACCTGCGGGACCTGCAGTCCGAGATCTCCCAGGTGACCcagatgatggaggagatggagatgaaGGTGCAGGTGGCGCCGTGGGCCGTGGAGGCGAAGCAGGAGGCGGGCGCGGAGCTCAAGTCCAACATGAGCGTGGGGAACTCCTCGGTCGGCGTCATCTCCATCTGCGAGGAGGAGCccaaggaggaggaaggaggcggCGGCAACAGGGACGCCGGCTTCGCCTCCATCTGCGCCGTGCTCGTCTTCTTAGTCATCATCACCGTCGCTGTGGTTCTGGGATACCTGGTCATCAACATGTCCTGA
- the nudt19 gene encoding acyl-coenzyme A diphosphatase NUDT19, which produces MNTTLKHWKEAATLILAAGHRLGADSLSSRTPLSAAPGAPLASSHGRSHLPQSSCFDYDVLLLKRSSKSGFMPNAYVFPGGMVDASDFSSEWLDIFKSFTNSPSFGLKGVKQPVESRPPIFATDRLKLGSPIPGEVAFRICALRETFEESGVLLVVSKQVEEGLLESIKDDKVPHSTVNDLCSSEITRWRTLVNQSPSNFIRMCRELEVLPNIWALHEWGNWLTPKGRYGVTRFDTAFFICCLQEIPHTLQDEREIVRFQWSTPSEVLQSYQARELWIAPPQFYELSRMCRFPLLNDLHNFSSRRAMEGCEHWVPVVINDPHYISLLPGDKLYPLDTSGEAETDKSTDPPQEHHQHSGLHRMVIQDPYSLSLQVTITPKYNHVLPVVGQALESKADSNSQL; this is translated from the exons ATGAACACCACGCTGAAGCACTGGAAGGAGGCGGCCACGCTCATCTTAGCCGCCGGCCACAGGCTCGGCGCGGACAGCCTGTCGTCAAGGACACCGCTGTCCGCCGCTCCAGGTGCACCGCTGGCCAGCAGCCATGGGCGCTCACACCTGCCGCAAAGCTCCTGCTTCGATTACGACGTGTTACTGCTCAAACGAAGCAGTAAAAGTGGCTTCATGCCCAACGCGTACGTGTTCCCTGGCGGCATGGTGGACGCCTCGGACTTCTCCAGTGAGTGGCTGGACATCTTCAAGTCTTTCACCAACTCTCCCAGCTTCGGGTTGAAAGGTGTGAAGCAGCCGGTGGAGAGCAGACCTCCCATCTTCGCCACAGACCGGCTGAAGCTGGGCTCTCCTATCCCGGGGGAGGTCGCCTTCCGGATCTGCGCGCTGAGGGAGACGTTCGAGGAGTCTGgagtgctgctggtggtgtccAAGCAGGTGGAGGAAGGCTTGTTGGAAAGCATCAAAGACGATAAAGTGCCACACAGCACAGTAAACGATCTGTGCAGCAGTGAAATCACCAGGTGGAGGACTCTGGTGAACCAGAGCCCCTCCAACTTCATCAGGATGTGCAGAGAGCTGGAGGTGTTGCCCAACATCTGGGCTTTACACGAGTGGGGCAACTGGCTGACTCCCAAAGGTCGATACGGTGTGACGAGGTTTGACACAGCCTTCTTCATCTGCTGCCTGCAGGAGATCCCTCACACCCTGCAGGACGAGAGGGAGATAGTGCGCTTTCAg TGGTCCACGCCCTCTGAGGTCCTTCAGAGCTACCAGGCACGGGAGTTGTGGATCGCCCCTCCACAGTTCTACGAGCTCAGCCGCATGTGCCGCTTCCCCCTGCTGAACGACCTCCACAACTTCTCCAGCCGGCGCGCCATGGAGGGCTGCGAGCACTGGGTGCCCGTCGTCATAAATGATCCACACTACATATCGCTGCTGCCAG GTGACAAACTTTACCCATTGGACACTTCAGGTGAGGCTGAGACAGATAAGAGCACAGACCCTCCGCAGGAGCATCATCAGCATTCTGGACTGCACCGCATGGTGATCCAAGATCCGTACAGTTTAAGTCTACAGGTCACCATAACGCCCAAGTACAACCATGTGCTCCCTGTCGTGGGACAAGCCTTAGAGAGCAAAGCTGACTCAAACAGTCAGCTTTGA